One part of the Chitinispirillales bacterium genome encodes these proteins:
- a CDS encoding adenine phosphoribosyltransferase, producing MNLDSVIRKVPDFPKKGVLFYDITSVFMCPQAVDFVSEKMLEAFKNTKIDAVISVESRGFVMGAIYAKEKKIPLILARKKGKLPGKTIEESYDLEYGQATLEIHKTDIEVGKNYLIIDDLIATGGTIEAVAKMVEKSGSQVAGVFSIISLPFLGFEKKIGKYKTVVLHEYHEE from the coding sequence ATGAATCTTGATTCAGTAATTAGAAAAGTCCCGGATTTTCCAAAAAAAGGCGTACTGTTTTATGATATAACGTCGGTCTTTATGTGTCCGCAAGCCGTTGATTTCGTATCCGAAAAAATGTTAGAGGCATTCAAGAATACAAAAATCGACGCGGTTATTTCCGTGGAAAGCCGCGGATTCGTTATGGGTGCGATTTACGCTAAAGAAAAGAAGATTCCGCTTATTCTCGCCCGCAAAAAAGGAAAACTCCCCGGTAAAACCATAGAAGAATCGTACGATTTGGAATATGGACAAGCGACTTTGGAAATTCACAAGACGGATATTGAGGTCGGCAAAAATTATTTGATAATTGACGATTTAATCGCAACCGGCGGAACAATTGAAGCGGTCGCAAAAATGGTTGAAAAAAGCGGTTCGCAGGTTGCAGGAGTATTTTCAATTATCTCGCTTCCGTTTTTGGGTTTTGAAAAAAAAATTGGAAAATATAAGACGGTTGTTTTACACGAATATCACGAAGAATAA